The sequence below is a genomic window from Treponema primitia ZAS-1.
CTTTTTTTGATACCCTGCCGGAATATGAACGGTATATAAGCGGAGTAACTGAAATAGAAGCATTGTCCAAACCGGGTATGACTGAGGCTGATATAAACGAGGTTAATACCTTTCTGCTTAAGTTTAATAAAGTAAATTTGCTGCCCGCAATAAAGAACACTGCCGCCGCCATCCGCCGTGGTACAAAGATGTTAACCCCCGATGCCATCATCTCCGCCACCGCTATCGTCTTAGGCGCAATATGCCTCTCCAATGACGACCATCTGCTCAAACTTGTCTGATTACATTGTCTATCATTCTATGCGC
It includes:
- a CDS encoding PIN domain-containing protein, with amino-acid sequence MAIPRYVLDSTVIINQLNSKVDIDAFFDTLPEYERYISGVTEIEALSKPGMTEADINEVNTFLLKFNKVNLLPAIKNTAAAIRRGTKMLTPDAIISATAIVLGAICLSNDDHLLKLV